CCATGCTTGCGCAAAAAACGGCTCATCCCAATGCAGGGGCTAATACGGCCTGGGTACCATCTCCCAATGGCGCCATACTGCATTCAACACATTATCATCAAATTAATGTCGCCGAGAAACAACAAGAATTGTCTAACAGACCCCATGCAAAATTAGATGACATCTTGACGATCCCCTTGTTGTCACAAAGCTTAACCGATGAAGAGATCCAACGTGAACTGGACAACAATGCCCAGGGGATCTTAGGTTACGTGGTACGTTGGATAGATAGTGGGGTTGGCTGTTCCAAAGTGCCTGATATCAACAACGTGGGACTAATGGAAGATAGAGCGACCTTGAGAATATCATCACAATATATCGCCAATTGGCTTGAGCATAAGATCTGTACCCAGGCGCAAGTTATCGCTTCCATGAAGAGAATGGCTGCGGTTGTTGATAAACAAAATGCCGGTGATGGCCTCTATCACAAGATGGCACCAGATTTCAGTGGCATCGCCTTTAACGCGGCGCTTGATCTGGTGTTTAAAGGAAAGGATCAGCCATCGGGTTACACTGAACCCTTGCTCCATGCTTATCGTATTAAAAAGAAGGCAGAGCAAACTCAATAAAGAGATATGCATTAACTGAACTTATTGCGATCCAGGTAAATAAAAGCCGGTTAACACCATGATGTTAACCGGCTTTTTAGACTCTATAGATTTTATCTAGCGTGTAGAGTCAAGCATGGGCAATCACTTATCGCTATAGGCGTTACCATAAAAACTGTCCAGCAGTACCTGCTTTAGCTCTGCTATCAAAGGATACCTTGGGTTGGCGCCTGTGCATTGATCATCGAATGCGTCTTCGGCTAATGTATCCAGTTTAGCTAGGAAGTCGGCTTCGTTGACGCCGGCTTCTCGGATTGAAGCCGGAATGCCAATCGTCTTCTTGAGTTTATCGATTTTTTCAAGTAGTGCCTCAACTTTTTGTTCATCTGTATTACCACTTAGGTTTAGGTGATCGGCAATCTTTGCATAGCGACAAAGGGCCTTAGGTCGATCGTATTGGCTAAATGCCGCCTGTTTAGTGGGCATGTCAGTGGCATTGAAACGTATCACATTACTGATGAGTAGGGCGTTGGCCAAACCATGTGCCAGGTGGAACTCGGCGCCCAACTTATGGGCCATAGAGTGGCAGACTCCCAGGAAGGCATTGGCAAAAGCTATACCGGCTATGGTTGAGCCATTATGTACCTTTTCGCGTGCTACCGGGGCGCTAGCGCCTAGGTTATAGGCATCGGGAAGATGCTTAAATAACAAGTCTAAAGCCTGCAGAGCCTGACCATCACTGTATTCGTTGGCCATCACACTGACATAGGCTTCCAGTGCATGGGTGATGGCATCTATTCCACCGAAGGCGGTGAGAGATTTAGGCATGTCCATAACTAAATTAGGATCGATTATAGCCATGTTCGGTGTCAACTGATAATCGGCAATAGGGTACTTCATTCCTGTGGTTTCATCGGTTACCACCGCGAATGGGGTGACTTCAGAACCTGTGCCCGAGGTGGTCGGGATAGCGACCATCTGTGCCTTGACACCTAGTTTTGGGAATTTGTAGATACGTTTGCGAATATCCATAAATCTAAGGGCGAGATCGGCAAAGTCCACATCGGGATGCTCATACATGACCCAGATAATCTTAGCCGCATCCATAGGGGAGCCGCCACCGAGCGCGATGATCACATCGGGTTGAAAGCTTTGGGCCATCTTGGCGCCTTGTTTGACTATGGCTAAGGTGGGATCGGCTTCTACTTCATAAAATATCTCGGTTTCTAATCCCTGCGCCTTAAGGATCTTGATGGTTTCATTACAATATCCATTATTAAACAAATACTTGTCTGTCACTATCAGGGCACGTTTCTTGTCACTTAGCTCCTCGAGTGCGATAGGCAAGCTGCCACGGCGGAAATAGATAGATGAAGGAAGCTTGTGCCACAACATATTCTCAGCCCTCTTGGCGACCATTTTCTTATTAATCAGGTGACTGGGCCCCACGTTTTCTGAAATAGAGTTGCCGCCCCATGAGCCGCAACCTAAGGTGAGTGAAGGTGCGAGTTTGAAGTTGTACAGATCGCCGATGCCGCCTTGTGAGGCTGGGGTGTTGATCAAAATGCGGGCTGTCTTCATGCGAAAACCGAAGGCCTTGACGCGATCCTCTTGGGTATCTTGGTTAGTATAGAGACCTGAGGTGTGTCCAATGCCACCTAAGGTGACTAGGGCCTCCGCCTTATCCATGGCATCATGAAAATCTTTGGCGCGATACATACCCAGTAAAGGTGATAGTTTTTCATGGGCAAAGGCTTCGGCGTCATTGATATCTGTGGCCTCGCCAATCAAGACCTTAGTCCAATGGGGCACGTCTATACCTGCCATGGCAGCGATATCTAAGGCGCTCTGTCCAACGATGTCGGCGTTGAGTCCACCATTCTTGATTATGACCCCTTGCATGGCCTCTGACTCGTTAGCACTGAGAATATAACCGCCGTGAGTGGCGAAGCGCTCTTTAACTATGTCATAAATTTCATCGACGACAATCACAGCTTGCTCTGATGCACACACGACGCCGTTATCGAAGGTTTTAGACATCAATATTGAGCTAACAGCACGTTTGATATCGGCGGTTTCATCGATCACGATTGGGGTATTACCCGCGCCTACTCCGATGGCGGGCTTGCCTGAAGAGTAAGCCGCTTTGACCATGCCGGGTCCACCTGTCGCTAAGATGAGGTTTATCTTGTCATGGGTCATCAATTTATTTGATAGTGCGACACTGGGCTCATCGATCCAACCGATAATATCTTTCGGGGCACCGGCTTTGACGGCGGCGTCCAGTACGATGCGTGCTGCGGTTGTGGTTGATTCCTTCGCCCTAGGATGAGGAGAAAAGATGATGCCATTACGGGTTTTTAGGCTAATAAGAGCCTTGAAAATTGCGGTGGATGTTGGGTTGGTGGTGGGCACTATGCCACAGATGATACCGACAGGTTCGGCTATGGTTATGGTACCGAAGGTAGGGTCTTCATCCACAATGCCGCAGGTCTTAGAGTCCTTATACTTGTTATAGATGTATTCGGAGGCGAAGTGATTCTTAATAACCTTATCTTCAATCACGCCCATGCCGGTTTCTGATGCAGCCATCTTAGCCAGAAATATTCTTGCATCGGCCGCCGCGAGGGCCGCCGCTCTGAAGATGATATCGACTCGTTCCTGACTGAAGTTAGCGAACTGGGCTTGTGCATCTGCAACTCGCTGTACAAGAAGATCGAGTTCTTGCTCATTGGTCACTGTCATTTCGTATTTCCTTGAAAAAATTTAGCCAAAATCGGTTTTGGCTAAATCTTCTCGATGTATAAAAATTACAGTGAAACCCTAGCGATAACCGTGATCTTAACCACAATTTCCACTCATGTTGTAATTAAATAACATTGTTAACGACTTGTTTGCTTGTTTGGTGAGCTGTTATGTTTTTAAACGGGATCATAAAATCTTATGTGAACTAGGGCCTAATAATCAAAAACTCATTTTTTCCAGATGAAAGCTTAGGTTAAACTTATGGGCAGAGCACCAAGGCGATAACCAGTTCGTTAGCGCCATCTATTTTCAGTTAGCATTTCACTCGAGGATACGTCATTGGATTTAACTCTTTATGTTAAGTTTTTTTTAGGTTTGGTGGCCATCATCAACCCTGTGGGTCTATTACCTGTGTTTGTGACTTTAACGAGTCACCAAAATGACATTGAACGTAATCATACTGGAAAGGTGGCCAACTTTGCCGTTGTGGTTATTTTACTGGTTACTATATTTGCCGGTCAGCATATTCTGAATATGTTCAGTATTTCGCTTTCGGCATTTAGGATCGCCGGTGGTTCATTGATTTCTATCATTGCCATGTCAATGCTCCAGGGTAAATTGGGTGAAGTTAAACGTAACAAGGAGGAGGACCGGGAATCCTCTGGCATGGAATCTGTTGCCGTAGTACCTCTGGCATTACCCTTGATGGCAGGTCCAGGTGCCATCAGCTCTGTGATTGTCTCGGCGGCTGAAAACACACCTTTATAATCATGTCGGTATGTCTATCACTGTCATAATATTCGGCTTTACCAGTTTTATGCTGTTTAGGGGCGCGCCTGTGATCTATTAAGTCTTGGGAAGACAGGCATTAATGTGATTACCCCGTTGATGGGTCTCTTGATGCTCTCTATTGGTATCGAAGTGATAGCTGCTGGGCTTAAAGGCCTTTTTCCCAATGTACTGAATTAGCCTGGCATTGAACTTGAATATTCATTTACTGAGCGCAATGGGCTGACTTTAGCCCATTGCAAATAATAGAGGAGATGTTGAGGATATTAAATCTAGAGTTCCCGATTAAACTCTATCATGGAGCCAGCATTGGGGCTAAACAGTTGTTGGTGCAATCTAGCTGCAAATTCATCTGTCATGCCAGAGATATAATCAGCTATGACTCTGTGACTGTTCAATCCCTCGTCGCGGCTATCACGCCATCTTTCCTGAGTATTGATTGGCAATAACCGCTCAGGATCAGATTCGAAGGCCTCGAATAACTCCATCACAATCTGTTGTCCCTT
This portion of the Shewanella violacea DSS12 genome encodes:
- the adhE gene encoding bifunctional acetaldehyde-CoA/alcohol dehydrogenase, with the protein product MTVTNEQELDLLVQRVADAQAQFANFSQERVDIIFRAAALAAADARIFLAKMAASETGMGVIEDKVIKNHFASEYIYNKYKDSKTCGIVDEDPTFGTITIAEPVGIICGIVPTTNPTSTAIFKALISLKTRNGIIFSPHPRAKESTTTAARIVLDAAVKAGAPKDIIGWIDEPSVALSNKLMTHDKINLILATGGPGMVKAAYSSGKPAIGVGAGNTPIVIDETADIKRAVSSILMSKTFDNGVVCASEQAVIVVDEIYDIVKERFATHGGYILSANESEAMQGVIIKNGGLNADIVGQSALDIAAMAGIDVPHWTKVLIGEATDINDAEAFAHEKLSPLLGMYRAKDFHDAMDKAEALVTLGGIGHTSGLYTNQDTQEDRVKAFGFRMKTARILINTPASQGGIGDLYNFKLAPSLTLGCGSWGGNSISENVGPSHLINKKMVAKRAENMLWHKLPSSIYFRRGSLPIALEELSDKKRALIVTDKYLFNNGYCNETIKILKAQGLETEIFYEVEADPTLAIVKQGAKMAQSFQPDVIIALGGGSPMDAAKIIWVMYEHPDVDFADLALRFMDIRKRIYKFPKLGVKAQMVAIPTTSGTGSEVTPFAVVTDETTGMKYPIADYQLTPNMAIIDPNLVMDMPKSLTAFGGIDAITHALEAYVSVMANEYSDGQALQALDLLFKHLPDAYNLGASAPVAREKVHNGSTIAGIAFANAFLGVCHSMAHKLGAEFHLAHGLANALLISNVIRFNATDMPTKQAAFSQYDRPKALCRYAKIADHLNLSGNTDEQKVEALLEKIDKLKKTIGIPASIREAGVNEADFLAKLDTLAEDAFDDQCTGANPRYPLIAELKQVLLDSFYGNAYSDK